The following coding sequences are from one Phycisphaeraceae bacterium window:
- a CDS encoding glycosyltransferase, translated as MDLSVIIPTRARPQKLAACIGCLQRQDLDSARFEVLVGIDGPDDGETLAIARNASGALRASIFEYPRCGYTAVRNRLIEHARGRILLSLNDDVLAEPPLCRLHIEAHRAREGAGLGPATVVGDSPWVRLRGEDDTLLDRLVRETSMIFFHDQMPGSHAWRERHGVDAASDPERDWGFRHAFGLNVSYPLDRVREAGCFTVYPEKYGYEDIEIAFRLHARFGMPVLFRPAARVWHDHHQSTQGYLAREHALGLAAWGFARMSPDCARATFGRDITAPAEVEYSRQFVEREAGAAARVRETFASLATTPAATLPPSGDSPAARTLIDAIYQQHLLLKRWQWRRGFLEASGSEPGRGPQSAG; from the coding sequence ATGGATCTCTCAGTCATCATCCCGACCCGGGCCCGGCCGCAGAAACTCGCCGCGTGCATCGGGTGCCTGCAGCGGCAGGACCTGGATTCGGCGCGGTTTGAGGTCCTGGTCGGGATCGACGGCCCCGATGACGGCGAAACCCTGGCGATCGCGCGGAACGCCTCGGGGGCATTGCGGGCGTCGATCTTCGAGTACCCGCGCTGCGGCTACACCGCCGTGCGGAACCGGTTAATCGAGCATGCCCGCGGCCGGATCCTGCTGTCGCTCAACGACGATGTGCTCGCCGAACCGCCCCTGTGCCGGCTGCACATCGAGGCGCACCGGGCGCGGGAGGGCGCGGGGCTCGGACCCGCGACGGTCGTCGGCGATTCGCCGTGGGTGCGGCTGCGAGGCGAGGACGACACGCTCCTCGACCGCCTGGTGCGAGAGACGTCCATGATCTTCTTCCACGACCAGATGCCCGGCTCGCACGCCTGGCGCGAGCGGCACGGGGTCGATGCGGCGTCGGACCCGGAGCGCGATTGGGGCTTCCGCCACGCGTTTGGTCTGAACGTCTCCTACCCGCTGGACCGCGTGCGCGAGGCCGGGTGCTTCACCGTCTATCCCGAGAAGTACGGCTACGAGGACATCGAGATCGCCTTCCGGCTTCACGCGAGGTTCGGCATGCCGGTGCTCTTCCGGCCCGCCGCTCGGGTGTGGCACGACCACCACCAGAGCACGCAGGGGTATCTCGCACGCGAGCACGCGCTCGGGCTCGCCGCGTGGGGGTTCGCGCGGATGTCTCCCGACTGCGCCCGAGCGACGTTCGGGCGTGACATCACGGCCCCGGCCGAGGTCGAGTACTCCCGCCAGTTTGTCGAGCGGGAAGCCGGCGCGGCGGCCCGGGTCCGCGAGACGTTCGCCTCGCTCGCGACCACGCCCGCGGCGACGCTCCCGCCCTCGGGAGATTCCCCGGCGGCGCGCACGCTGATCGATGCGATCTACCAGCAGCACCTGCTTCTCAAGCGGTGGCAGTGGCGGCGGGGCTTTCTCGAGGCTTCGGGGTCCGAGCCGGGACGGGGGCCTCAATCGGCCGGGTAG
- a CDS encoding PilZ domain-containing protein has translation MDSVPQRDTFPFPTFGPSAMERRRHERVVISRACKIFRPLTRRYTAALTRDLSEGGAMIEIESARPLAVGEQIGVGVSWTDSPVLREESLIEGVVVRVVETDDDRQYVAVRFSDACALVAAA, from the coding sequence ATGGACAGCGTCCCGCAGCGCGACACGTTCCCGTTCCCGACCTTCGGCCCCTCGGCCATGGAACGCCGTCGGCACGAGCGAGTGGTGATCAGCAGGGCCTGCAAGATCTTCCGGCCGCTCACCCGCCGGTACACCGCCGCGCTCACCCGCGACCTCTCCGAGGGCGGGGCCATGATCGAGATCGAATCGGCACGCCCTCTCGCGGTCGGCGAGCAGATCGGGGTCGGGGTGTCGTGGACCGACTCGCCGGTGCTCCGGGAAGAATCCCTGATTGAGGGGGTCGTGGTCCGCGTTGTCGAGACCGACGACGACCGGCAGTACGTGGCTGTGCGGTTCTCCGACGCGTGCGCCCTGGTCGCCGCGGCGTAG